One Lycium barbarum isolate Lr01 chromosome 5, ASM1917538v2, whole genome shotgun sequence genomic window carries:
- the LOC132639896 gene encoding uncharacterized protein LOC132639896, translated as MTRKRSRDIAKEVDQSKDNAKVGLRLFESSFFDTIMEPSSCDDVGMPQRPTAMQYEHNRKTLEKHYGVEIPHDIVHAASEILKFIYYRNKAHVLPKVGVPQLLQEAATKLARDFDSAEKDLDHYAFMLDRAIVESREISKERDLAMSGPPYVKEELEEVKCALEAFRNRWPAPSKDHISVARRSYLETLCQDISRLLPEAEARQNLDLVSKSIRDLHGCVSALFLTIDISFRRRRTVTPRFIAEFSAKFFDVPCRPSVISNCIFRWQSSITGVPRNFFPAPFQLSVELLVQRLSRGLVGLDNQLRTIRNAMSIEKPGSSHLYSFLLLGPPGHGKTAVAKALAREMFADRIVEYNVADFTEKDFVEQVCTCGIRDSGTQLISNIDKASRAVFDIILQILQNGSYVDSVGRRIALSGILILFTSRVMFPRCDCPRVVWESSFKPPFKGLLKSVREMQKPHCDCKFQECLAEVENRFKPGFSDYLDDVIILPWLSLSRYMSIFRIQVRNAASLFGKKVVIYPSAAVFRCAWSNNFGKILEGPVGFRFEMLNRVNEIFLFNPFASDLLHGARLPMNEGPHLVVGSPGITDVLLDLFENVKRELDGEGKSEVNGNTTRGGDSRSKLKAVTSSIFHISTLLH; from the exons ATGACTCGAAAAAGAAGTAGAGATATTGCTAAGGAGGTTGACCAGTCCAAAGATAATGCGAAAGTCGGTCTGAGATTATTTGAATCATCTTTTTTTGATACAATCATGGAACCATCTTCTTGTGATGATGTTGGAATGCCCCAGCGACCTACTGCCATGCAGTACGAACACAATCGAAAGACCTTAGAAAAGCATTATGGTGTTGAAATTCCCCACGATATAGTGCATGCAGCTTCTGAAATACTTAAAT TTATATATTACCGTAATAAAGCACACGTGTTGCCAAAAGTTGGAGTACCTCAATTGTTGCAAGAAGCTGCCACTAAGTTGGCACGAGATTTCGATTCAGCAGAAAAAGATCTGGATCACTATGCATTTATGCTTGATCGTGCCATTGTTGAGTCAAGGGAGATTTCAAAGGAGAGAGATCTTGCAATGTCTGGCCCTCCTTAC GTGAAAGAAGAATTGGAGGAGGTGAAATGTGCGTTGGAAGCTTTTAGGAACCGCTGGCCTGCCCCTTCAAAAGATCACATCTCAGTGGCCAGGCGTAGCTATTTAGAAACTTTGTGCCAAGATATTAGTCGTCTTCTTCCTGAAGCGGAAGCACGTCAGAATTTGGACCTTGTTTCTAAGTCCATTCGAGATCTCCATGGTTGTGTGTCTGCACTTTTTCTTACTATAGATATAAGCTTTAGACGCCGCCGCACTGTCACTCCTCGTTTTATTGCAGAG TTTTCAGCAAAATTCTTTGATGTACCATGTCGACCGAGTGTAATAAGTAATTGCATTTTCAGGTGGCAAAGCTCAATCACTGGTGTTCCAAGAAACTTCTTTCCTGCGCCCTTCCAGTTGTCAGTTGAACTCCTTGTGCAAAGATTGTCCCGGGGACTCGTTGGTCTAGATAATCAACTTCGGACCATCAGAAATGCGATGTCAATCGAGAAGCCTGGATCATCTCATCTGTATTCTTTCCTCTTATTGGGTCCTCCTGGTCATGGAAAGACAGCAGTTGCCAAAGCACTTGCGAGAGAGATGTTTGCCGATAGGATTGTGGAGTATAATGTGGCCGATTTCACGGAAAAAGATTTTGTTGAACAAGTGTGCACAT GTGGGATTAGAGACTCGGGGACCCAGCTTATTTCAAACATTGACAAAGCAAGTAGAGCTGTCTTTGATATTATCCTCCAGATTCTACAGAACGGGTCATATGTTGATTCTGTTGGGAGGCGAATTGCTTTATCAGGCATACTGATTCTCTTCACGTCACGTGTGATGTTTCCAAGATGTGATTGTCCAAGAGTTGTTTGGGAATCTTCCTTCAAGCCCCCTTTCAAGGGATTATTAAAGAGTGTACGGGAAATGCAAAAGCCGCATTGCGATTGCAAATTTCAGGAATGTCTGGCTGAG GTAGAGAATCGGTTCAAGCCTGGGTTTTCGGACTATTTGGATGACGTAATTATTCTCCCTTGGCTATCTCTTTCTCGTTATATGTCAATTTTCAGGATACAAGTCCGTAATGCAGCTTCCTTATTTGGAAAAAAAGTGGTTATCTATCCATCTGCCGCTGTGTTTCGATGTGCTTGGTCGAATAACTTTGGCAAGATACTAGAG GGTCCTGTAGGCTTCAGATTTGAGATGCTGAATAGGGTGAATGAAATTTTCCTCTTCAATCCATTTGCTTCAGACCTACTCCATGGTGCTCGATTGCCTATGAACGAGGGCCCGCACCTGGTAGTGGGTTCACCGGGGATAACTGATGTATTACTTGATCTGTTTGAAAATGTCAAGAGAGAATTGGATGGAGAAGGCAAGAGCGAAGTGAATGGAAACACGACCAGAGGCGGAGACAGCAGGAGCAAACTTAAAGCAGTAACTagttccattttccacatatctaCTCTCTTACATTGA